In Cydia fagiglandana chromosome 9, ilCydFagi1.1, whole genome shotgun sequence, a single window of DNA contains:
- the LOC134667316 gene encoding uncharacterized protein LOC134667316, whose protein sequence is MFNCLKRCSVNISIQINYHSKFTNNKNSGRLMKGICWYSMRSKDLFQGESDRFKGITVDTTKEKWDISSLESKLDESLAQWRSNGNRCAWFKVDIKHSTIVPVLAQKGFNFHHARDSFVMMYKWLPTDSEPNLPPASHTNLGVGALVFNSRNQLLAVSEQHYDYPHWKLPGGYVERGEDIIDAAIREVKEETGVDAAFQSLITLRHSHNMMYGNSDIYMLLMMKALTDQIIISQREVRRCQWMDIEEYTNHEHVHAFNRMVVNKALEYKDKKMQLNLHKKTVKWATMVREMEFLEVKEFDYE, encoded by the exons ATGTTCAACTGTCTTAAACGTTGTTCAGTTAACATATCGATACAAATTAACTATCATAGTAAATTTACCAACAATAAAAATAGTGGGCGATTAATGAA GGGCATTTGCTGGTACTCAATGAGGTCTAAAGATCTTTTTCAAGGTGAAAGTGATAGGTTCAAGGGTATCACAGTAGACACTACGAAAGAAAAATGGGATATTTCATCACTTGAATCTAAACTTGATG AATCACTTGCACAGTGGCGGAGCAATGGAAACAGATGTGCATGGTTTAAAGTGGACATCAAACATTCTACAATAGTACCTGTACTAGCACAA AAAGGTTTTAATTTTCACCATGCCAGAGATAGTTTTGTAATGATGTACAAATGGTTGCCTACGGACTCGGAACCTAACCTGCCTCCAGCCTCACATACAAACCTCGGTGTTGGCGCTCTAGTCTTTAATAGTCGTAACCAATTGTTGGCCGTATCTGAACAACATTATGATTACCCACATTGGAAGTTACCAGGAGGATATGTTGAAAGGG ggGAAGACATAATAGATGCTGCTATAAGAGAGGTCAAAGAAGAAACAGGAGTAGATGCAGCATTCCAGTCTTTAATCACATTGAGGCACTCACATAACATGATGTATGGCAATTCTGACATATATATGCTATTAATGATGAAGGCTCTTACGGACCAGATTATTATATCACAGAGGGAAGTGAGAAGGTGCCAGTGGATGGACATTGAGGAATATACCAACCATGAACATGTGCATGCTTTCAACCGAATGGTTGTAAATAAGGCTCTGGAGTACAAAGATAAAAAAATGCAACTGAACCTACACAAGAAAACTGTAAAATGGGCAACAATGGTCAGAGAAATGGAATTTTTAGAGGTTAAGGAGTTTGATTATGAGTAG
- the LOC134667292 gene encoding uncharacterized protein LOC134667292, translated as MFNGVIDRYNGVTIDSQKEPCDPSSFPVHLIDSLRQWTKEEKRCIWFKVNIKDAAWVPILANEGFNFHHARDDFVMMYKWLPTDCSHNLPPACHTNLGVGGMVFNDKNQILVVQEKSIDYPHWKLPGGYVERNEDVKDGAMREVFEETGIKTTFDSMITLRHSHRSMFGNSDIYFVVKLQAKTTEITKSDVEIQACQWMDVEEFLNHPHVHEFNRFLVKQALDLEQRKIKLGLHQQTITFGKLSRDVTNLVIEDL; from the exons ATGTTTAACGGTGTAATAGATAGATATAACGGTGTGACAATAGATTCACAAAAAGAGCCGTGTGATCCCAGTTCATTTCCAGTCCACTTAATAG ACTCTCTCAGACAATGGACTAAGGAAGAAAAGAGATGCATATGGTTCAAAGTCAATATAAAGGATGCTGCATGGGTGCCAATACTAGCTAAT GAAGGCTTTAACTTTCATCATGCCAGAGATGATTTTGTGATGATGTACAAGTGGTTACCAACAGATTGCTCTCACAACTTGCCTCCAGCCTGTCACACAAACCTCGGAGTAGGTGGCATGGTGTTCAATGACAAAAATCAAATATTGGTTGTACAAGAAAAATCCATTGATTACCCTCACTGGAAACTACCTGGTGGTTATGTTGAGAGGA ATGAAGATGTAAAAGATGGTGCCATGAGAGAAGTATTTGAAGAAACTGGAATAAAAACAACCTTCGACTCCATGATAACATTAAGACATTCACACAGATCCATGTTTGGTAACTCTGACATATATTTTGTAGTTAAGCTCCAAGCTAAAACTACAGAAATAACTAAATCTGATGTAGAAATACAAGCATGTCAGTGGATGGATGTGGAGGAATTCTTAAATCATCCTCATGTTCACGAATTCAATCGTTTTTTGGTAAAACAAGCCTTGGACTTAGAACAAAGGAAAATTAAATTAGGTCTACATCAGCAGACAATAACATTTGGAAAACTTTCACGAGATGTAACCAACCTTGTAATTGAagatttataa
- the LOC134667293 gene encoding Golgi to ER traffic protein 4 homolog — protein MAARGERGVRRVLDKLAASVNSGQYYEAHQMYRTLYFRYLSQKKYADLLNLLHEGATLLLQRDQQGSGADLAILLLDVLTKSETQPCEEWIEKVANIFEIMSPTIPERETFLTNAVKWSMDSNKKGHPLLHKKIAEVYWREKKYTAAHRHFLHSSDGSAYATMLIELHTTKGLKSEIDLFIAQAVLQFLCLRNIQMATETFNKYTGSHPTIKNDRGPPYLFPLLNFLWFLLRAIEQKHAIQFKILRNWYAISIKRDPNYSVYLDNIGRIWFGIEIPHDPKNANSMFGGLLKSIIGEAADSSDEEEYMGHNDSAPDLD, from the exons ATGGCGGCACGTGGGGAAAGAGGTGTTAGAAGAGTGCTGGATAAACTAGCAGCATCCGTAAATTCTGGTCAATACTATGAAGCTCATCAAATGTATAGGACGCTTTATTTCAG GTACCTAAGTCAGAAGAAATACGCGGATCTATTAAACTTGCTTCACGAAGGTGCGACATTACTCTTGCAACGTGACCAGCAAGGTAGCGGTGCAGACTTAGCTATATTGCTTTTGGACGTTTTGACTAAATCAGAAACACAGCCATGTGAGGAATGGATTGAGAAAGTAGCTAATATATTTGAAATCATGAGTCCAACCATCCCGGAGCGTGAAACATTCTTGACTAATGCAGTGAAGTGGTCAATGGACAGCAATAAAAAGGGCCATCCGTTACTACACAAG AAAATTGCTGAAGTATATTGGAGAGAGAAGAAATACACTGCTGCACACAGGCATTTCCTACACTCCAGCGATGGATCGGCATATGCAACCATGCTCATTGAGCTGCATACTACTAAAGGCCTTAAGTCAGAAATAGACTTGTTTATAGCACAAGCAGTGTTGCAGTTCCTATGTCTACGGAACATACAAATGGCAACTGAGACGTTCAACAAATACACTGGATCACACCCAACCATAAAGAATGACAGAGGCCCACCATATTTATTTCCTTTACTCAATTTTCTTTGGTTTCTTCTACGTGCAATTGAACA GAAACATGCAATTCAATTTAAGATATTAAGGAACTGGTATGCAATTAGTATAAAACGTGAtccaaactattcagtttatttGGATAATATTGGACGCATCTGGTTTGGAATAGAGATTCCCCATGACCCTAAAAATGCCAACTCAATGTTTGGTGGGCTCCTGAAATCAATTATTGGTGAAGCGGCAGACAGTTCTGATGAAGAAGAGTACATGGGCCACAATGATTCAGCTCCGGACCTAGattga